The following proteins are encoded in a genomic region of Anaerolineae bacterium:
- a CDS encoding FHA domain-containing protein, which yields MAKLVIYEEIDGAETVFEDFELSIDRILVGSGPDNHLVLDAPEIDSAHASLELRNDHWILQDLGGPGGTFVNNKNIEGPYRLQHNDLITVGRIKMRFVDEGWAVEIEQEEVFSEEEMAEDNNAPISGRIWFATLAGGTLAVIFIILLLLVVADFLGVIKITDLLPWL from the coding sequence GTGGCTAAGCTCGTGATTTATGAAGAAATAGACGGCGCAGAAACGGTTTTTGAAGATTTTGAGCTTTCTATTGATAGAATCCTCGTCGGTTCGGGGCCGGATAATCACCTGGTCCTGGACGCGCCGGAAATAGATTCGGCCCACGCCAGCTTGGAGCTGCGCAACGACCACTGGATTTTACAAGACCTGGGCGGGCCGGGCGGCACTTTTGTCAACAACAAAAACATTGAAGGACCTTACCGCTTGCAACATAACGATTTGATTACCGTGGGCCGTATAAAAATGAGGTTTGTGGATGAAGGGTGGGCGGTGGAAATAGAACAGGAGGAGGTTTTTTCCGAGGAGGAGATGGCCGAGGATAACAACGCCCCTATCAGCGGCCGGATTTGGTTTGCCACGCTGGCGGGCGGCACGTTGGCCGTTATTTTCATCATTTTGCTTCTGCTGGTGGTGGCCGACTTTTTAGGGGTAATTAAGATCACCGACCTGCTGCCGTGGTTGTGA
- a CDS encoding stage II sporulation protein M — translation MMTAYPIPRLERNGLQTALVITRREIRDNLRDWRIVSPIIILTLLFPFLMDFTSRWATNWVSQFTDPILVERINPFLLMVVGFFPISFSLIIALESFVGEKERNSIEPILSMPVSDLELYLGKMLSSLLLPLLASYLGISVFLVMRLTTTPAWIPSLNLVVLMFLLTTVEALVMVSGAVVVSSQTTSVRAANLLASFIIIPMALLIQVESVVMFYAEYTALWWFVAGLVVVNLLLVRMGIRIFNREEILSKELDELSFKKTWRDFWGYFLRPPELAARRSDHQVARFNPFRFYSHDIPVLLKQQALPFAVVCMTGVAAVILGVFLAQQYPIPSQAFPLHDISADTFAKIEKMRLLPKINTSFIFFNNLRVMVLAVVVSAFSFGALALLLTLINVGLVSFVISEIVMLGYNPWLFVTVFILPHGILEIPAVLIGFTFSLRIGAALISPPEGLDVGQGFILTLANFVKVLVFLVIPMLLLAAYIEANITPQIVLAVYADGG, via the coding sequence ATGATGACTGCATATCCCATCCCCCGCCTGGAACGCAACGGTTTGCAAACCGCCCTGGTTATTACCCGCCGGGAAATACGCGACAATCTGCGCGACTGGCGGATCGTGTCTCCCATTATTATCTTAACCCTTCTCTTTCCCTTTTTAATGGACTTCACCTCCCGGTGGGCCACCAACTGGGTTTCGCAATTCACCGACCCCATCCTGGTTGAACGGATCAATCCTTTTTTGTTGATGGTTGTTGGCTTTTTCCCCATCTCCTTTTCGCTGATCATTGCCCTTGAGTCCTTTGTGGGCGAAAAAGAGCGCAATAGCATTGAACCTATTTTGTCAATGCCGGTCAGCGATTTGGAGCTTTACCTGGGTAAAATGCTGTCCTCGTTACTGTTGCCCCTGTTGGCCAGCTACCTGGGCATTAGCGTTTTTCTGGTGATGCGTTTGACCACCACGCCCGCCTGGATCCCGTCCCTCAATTTGGTTGTTTTGATGTTTTTGCTCACCACTGTCGAAGCCCTGGTGATGGTTTCGGGCGCGGTGGTTGTTTCCAGCCAAACCACCAGCGTCCGGGCCGCCAATCTCCTGGCCAGCTTCATCATCATCCCGATGGCTTTGTTGATCCAGGTGGAAAGTGTGGTTATGTTTTATGCCGAATACACCGCGCTGTGGTGGTTTGTGGCCGGTCTGGTGGTGGTCAATCTGTTGTTGGTGCGTATGGGGATTCGCATTTTTAATCGAGAGGAAATTTTATCCAAAGAACTGGATGAATTGAGCTTTAAAAAAACCTGGCGAGATTTTTGGGGTTACTTTTTGCGCCCGCCGGAATTGGCGGCCAGGCGTTCTGACCACCAGGTGGCCAGGTTTAATCCATTCCGTTTCTATAGCCACGATATTCCGGTGCTGCTCAAACAGCAGGCATTGCCTTTTGCGGTGGTGTGTATGACCGGTGTCGCAGCCGTGATCTTGGGCGTGTTTCTGGCGCAACAATACCCTATCCCCTCCCAGGCTTTCCCCCTACACGATATTTCGGCGGATACGTTTGCCAAAATTGAAAAGATGCGGCTCTTGCCCAAAATTAATACCTCTTTTATATTTTTCAACAATTTGCGGGTGATGGTTTTGGCCGTGGTGGTCAGTGCCTTTTCCTTTGGGGCGCTGGCCTTGCTGTTGACCCTCATCAACGTGGGTTTGGTCAGTTTTGTTATCAGCGAGATTGTGATGCTGGGCTACAATCCCTGGCTCTTTGTCACGGTTTTTATTTTACCGCACGGTATTTTGGAGATCCCGGCTGTTTTGATCGGCTTCACTTTTTCCCTCCGTATTGGAGCAGCCCTGATCTCGCCGCCCGAAGGGCTGGACGTGGGGCAGGGTTTTATCCTGACCCTGGCCAACTTTGTCAAAGTGCTTGTTTTTTTGGTAATACCCATGCTCTTGTTGGCCGCTTACATTGAGGCCAACATTACCCCCCAAATTGTGCTGGCCGTTTACGCCGACGGCGGATAG
- a CDS encoding ABC transporter ATP-binding protein codes for MIEAVNLTKTFGDFVAVSNVSLNVAEGEVLALLGPNGAGKTTTVRILGSILKPTGGYARIAGYDTVKEAKAVRRVIGLLTEFPGLYLRMTGLDYLRFFGELQGMPADMIRQRSEELLRRFELWNAHDKQVGKYSKGMKQKLTLVRAMLHDPRVLFLDEPTSAMDPQSAKLVRDSIAGLRQGKRTIVICTHNLAEAEQLADRIAIIRQGQIIAQGAPQELRQRLLGDPLMEIRLAGSLNGLVDQLADRVNVVAAGQDWVRYTVPDPAEFNPRLLAELAQQHIPVVTLSEVPRGLEEIYLRIVETGQVVETIEPLPCF; via the coding sequence ATGATAGAAGCCGTTAATCTGACCAAAACGTTTGGCGATTTTGTTGCGGTGAGCAATGTTTCGCTGAATGTGGCGGAGGGGGAAGTGTTGGCCCTGCTGGGGCCAAATGGGGCCGGTAAAACAACCACGGTGCGCATCCTGGGTTCCATTCTCAAACCCACCGGCGGCTATGCCCGCATTGCCGGTTATGATACGGTGAAAGAGGCTAAAGCCGTGCGCCGGGTGATTGGTTTGTTGACGGAATTTCCCGGCCTTTATCTGCGCATGACGGGACTGGATTACTTGCGTTTTTTTGGTGAATTGCAGGGTATGCCGGCGGACATGATCCGGCAGCGCAGCGAAGAACTTTTGCGGCGTTTTGAGTTGTGGAACGCGCACGACAAGCAGGTCGGCAAATATTCCAAAGGTATGAAGCAAAAGCTGACCCTGGTGCGGGCTATGCTGCACGACCCGCGGGTGCTGTTTTTAGACGAACCAACCTCGGCCATGGACCCCCAAAGCGCCAAACTGGTGCGCGACTCAATTGCCGGCCTGCGCCAGGGCAAGCGAACCATTGTTATCTGCACCCACAATTTGGCCGAGGCCGAACAATTGGCCGACCGCATTGCCATTATCCGCCAGGGGCAAATCATTGCCCAGGGCGCGCCGCAAGAACTAAGGCAGCGCCTGCTGGGAGATCCCCTGATGGAAATTCGCCTGGCCGGTTCCTTGAACGGTTTGGTGGACCAACTGGCCGATAGAGTGAACGTAGTGGCGGCCGGTCAGGATTGGGTCAGATACACCGTGCCCGACCCGGCTGAATTCAACCCCCGCCTTTTGGCTGAACTGGCCCAACAACATATCCCCGTGGTCACGCTCAGTGAAGTGCCGCGTGGGTTGGAAGAAATTTATTTGCGTATTGTTGAAACCGGCCAGGTGGTTGAAACAATTGAACCACTGCCGTGTTTTTGA
- a CDS encoding YfhO family protein, with protein MPQPEDAPQISSRIKNFLPSLEIHNLFGSLIIILPFLLFWRWVFKKEVLFWGTPLFQFWPWHQLVKTSVLAGEWPLWNPLLGNGTPLLANLQSAFFYPLNLLYWLMPVEHGLTFSVILHLILAGWWMYLYTRQVGLSPFAATLSGLTYLGSGYLIGRVQFVTMVNAAAWLPLLLLLSERMVTRRANSTILWLGLALAVQFLAGHAQLWFYGLWLLGAYLIFRSWQAAASPNHGATGQPNPKHRPRWWAVIQGCWQFGLAVGLSLLLAAGQLLPAAEFMLQSPRSSGAATAFALTYSFWPWRLITLLAPNFFGHPAQNNYWGYANYWEDHAYLGVLPLVLALAAIWHYFKTIFQQRPQPAPPQRPPCQQIVPFFAMLILASLILAMGWNTPIYLWVFDHVPGFAYFQAPARLLIWYTLAGSVLAGVGAQSFTLSPQSRRHWRRLLLACLGLSAAGLIGRIFLSGREFTFLNATLLLGVLLAVSIIILLNRPPSKTVTSRQEILWSGLALLFVAFDLLWFAFPLIHTLPPEIYTRPITNANFLDNRPGPNRFLVDDQFDHSLKYNHYFRFNTFGPLELGYWQNFKESLVPNLGVYAHLPSANNDDPLVVGRWQQLVNLAQNADPAQRARLLALMNVGHFIDDSVQNTWPVIYQNETMVIQRVPDPLPRAYFVGRIYQAKTEVDVLHQLTAPNFDPRREVIIMDTKSNLRIDKQGFSLTKVGPVRVNEQGATQISLSVDAPAAGFVVLTDTFYPGWVATVDDRPAPIWLANLAFRAVAVGAGKHEIVFKYRPLSFAVGLGISSSTLVMVVIIVAKLWPVSQRPLSQKGNFS; from the coding sequence ATGCCCCAGCCAGAAGACGCGCCCCAAATTTCAAGCAGAATCAAAAATTTTTTGCCTTCTCTTGAAATTCATAATTTGTTTGGGAGTCTCATCATTATTTTGCCGTTCCTGCTCTTCTGGCGCTGGGTGTTCAAAAAAGAAGTTCTTTTTTGGGGCACGCCGCTATTCCAGTTTTGGCCCTGGCATCAGTTGGTCAAAACAAGCGTGCTGGCGGGCGAATGGCCGCTTTGGAATCCGCTGTTGGGGAACGGCACCCCCCTGTTGGCCAATCTGCAAAGCGCTTTTTTTTATCCGCTTAACCTCTTGTATTGGCTGATGCCGGTGGAACACGGCTTGACCTTCTCCGTGATTTTACACCTGATTCTGGCCGGCTGGTGGATGTATCTCTACACCCGGCAGGTGGGCCTGTCACCTTTTGCCGCCACCTTATCCGGCTTGACCTATCTGGGCAGCGGCTATTTGATTGGGCGGGTCCAGTTTGTGACCATGGTCAATGCGGCGGCCTGGTTGCCCCTGCTGCTGCTTTTGAGCGAGCGAATGGTTACTCGGCGTGCCAACAGCACTATTTTATGGTTGGGCCTGGCGCTGGCAGTCCAATTTCTGGCCGGTCACGCCCAGCTTTGGTTTTATGGCTTGTGGCTGTTAGGCGCTTATCTTATCTTTAGGAGTTGGCAGGCAGCAGCATCGCCAAACCACGGGGCGACAGGCCAACCAAACCCAAAACACAGACCACGCTGGTGGGCCGTAATCCAGGGCTGCTGGCAATTTGGCCTGGCCGTTGGCCTGTCTCTTTTGCTGGCGGCGGGGCAACTTCTGCCCGCCGCCGAATTTATGCTCCAATCGCCGCGTAGCAGCGGAGCAGCGACGGCTTTTGCCCTGACTTATTCCTTTTGGCCCTGGCGACTGATCACGCTGCTGGCCCCCAATTTTTTTGGCCATCCGGCCCAGAACAATTACTGGGGCTATGCCAATTATTGGGAAGACCACGCCTACCTGGGAGTCTTGCCCCTAGTGCTGGCCCTGGCGGCAATTTGGCATTACTTTAAAACCATTTTCCAACAACGTCCCCAACCGGCCCCTCCCCAACGCCCGCCCTGCCAACAGATCGTACCTTTTTTTGCCATGCTCATTCTGGCCAGCCTGATTCTGGCCATGGGCTGGAATACACCCATCTACTTGTGGGTATTTGACCACGTGCCCGGCTTTGCCTATTTTCAAGCACCCGCCCGGCTGTTAATTTGGTATACCCTGGCCGGGTCGGTTCTGGCGGGGGTGGGGGCGCAATCTTTTACCCTCTCCCCCCAAAGCCGGCGACACTGGCGACGGCTGCTGCTGGCCTGTTTGGGCCTTAGCGCCGCCGGTCTCATAGGCCGGATATTTCTCTCAGGCCGGGAGTTTACCTTTTTGAACGCCACCCTTTTGTTGGGAGTGCTATTGGCCGTCTCCATCATCATCCTGTTGAACCGTCCTCCCTCAAAGACTGTCACGTCGCGCCAAGAAATACTCTGGTCGGGGCTGGCTCTGCTTTTTGTGGCGTTCGATTTACTCTGGTTTGCCTTTCCCCTCATCCATACCTTGCCGCCCGAAATTTATACCCGGCCTATCACTAATGCTAATTTTCTTGACAACCGGCCAGGCCCCAACCGCTTTTTGGTTGACGACCAATTTGATCACTCCCTAAAATACAATCACTACTTTCGTTTCAACACTTTTGGCCCCCTTGAGCTGGGCTACTGGCAAAATTTCAAAGAATCGTTAGTTCCAAATTTGGGCGTTTACGCCCATCTGCCCTCGGCCAACAACGACGACCCCCTGGTGGTTGGCCGCTGGCAACAATTGGTCAACCTGGCCCAAAATGCCGATCCAGCACAACGCGCCCGGTTATTGGCCTTGATGAACGTGGGCCATTTTATTGATGATTCTGTCCAAAACACGTGGCCGGTGATTTATCAAAATGAAACGATGGTGATACAGCGGGTGCCCGATCCGCTGCCCCGCGCCTATTTTGTGGGCCGGATTTATCAAGCTAAAACCGAGGTGGATGTATTGCATCAACTCACTGCCCCTAATTTTGACCCTCGCCGCGAAGTGATTATCATGGATACCAAATCCAACTTGCGGATTGACAAACAGGGCTTTTCTTTAACCAAAGTTGGGCCGGTTAGGGTCAACGAACAGGGTGCAACTCAGATCTCACTTTCAGTTGACGCGCCCGCCGCCGGATTTGTCGTGTTAACCGATACGTTTTATCCCGGTTGGGTCGCTACGGTTGATGATCGCCCCGCCCCAATTTGGCTGGCCAACCTGGCCTTTCGCGCCGTAGCCGTTGGCGCCGGAAAACACGAGATCGTGTTCAAATACCGGCCGCTCAGTTTTGCGGTAGGGTTGGGCATAAGCAGCTCGACCCTGGTTATGGTAGTAATTATTGTGGCTAAACTCTGGCCGGTTTCTCAGCGGCCTTTATCTCAAAAAGGAAATTTCTCTTGA